From a region of the Poecile atricapillus isolate bPoeAtr1 chromosome 4, bPoeAtr1.hap1, whole genome shotgun sequence genome:
- the CENPC gene encoding centromere protein C isoform X2 — protein MAEALNHLKNKYRARFCHGGRNKIDLQPGQNILKVIQDCFESGSSDLTVNSPNCSTFILKNEKETSVQRQRISSSKARSGNSVKRAHESADPSPALPLKPVSSKAESCESHLKPATHHYVAASEKTETPVSKSKKKNTLKDGEAPRQHPAVPLDSGSNRGSVGTPSSVEEAKSSPVVKLHFDNWSTPAAAQSHGEVEKLEGPQPGRHEQAVPVQGAKCVTASSARAETSFSAAVLAAVATRTLGKRYSTSVSPPSPHPVKHQNIEIENECEFSIDESDGASSPSWISIPTKNKKSKNGGSATPISKPQPSEKEKTQNKKIKNRKVQVKALTKQKLDHLDVGAFNFKEVSESDPIPNSEENVLTSQSRKSIHIGKTKKDALRQDSPNQEKSTFWEPEAEEQMLSWSGLETEPSDEKQCNMKMLPSEDLPMPSSGHQEEQSVPLKQSLQSSKDMQLASKAPQHLVKKKQTAKQRIPEVKVAKRGTVSPRKWLKLSAQKNSNKKPELQREESSDNEPGEDELEREPVGLNEMCTTPLHQKLETPAIQKLTKSKKPRNVLHTPESPGGANNRTPLKALQHPMESVKNPEKKRTSAKSSGKIPKKIPRRTNNDLSSSSEDTESQTDSDSTSVQDMSRKKQKLSDVKIKSNKRKRNRQYGPQDSFVAGKVVSCESGPVLEDSDKFASSTKSPEQGASSDNSEDLNCKLKHLLSDEIARHKIVMPSNTPNVRRTKRIRLKPLEYWRGERINYTMKPSGGLVISGLVHPETKPLRKSKRRKDCPKQKRDNTNRREIPASLDHSLADASKPAIVLDPVTNKEVCVDCINTASSHTYFFKDEAVEIYKNLNTSLFATGRLILKPYKEKGHQFVHMDTIAFYIIHGKVIVTLHKASYYLTAGDCFYVPAGNGYNIRNLLNEESVLLFTQLKDRETRNTLLDASSP, from the exons ATGGCGGAGGCCTTG aatcatttaaaaaacaagTACAGAGCAAGGTTCTGCCATGGAGGAAG AAATAAGATTGATCTACAGCCAGGTCAAAATATACTGAAAGTCATACAGGATTGCTTTGAAA gTGGCAGCAGTGACCTTACAGTAAACTCTCCAAATTGCTCAacctttattttgaaaaatgagaAGGAGACTTCAGTGCAGAGACAAAGGATAAGTTCT TCCAAGGCAAGGTCAGGCAACTCTGTGAAAAGAGCCCATGAGTCTGCAGACCCCTCACCCGCATTGCCGCTAAAACCAGTGAGCAGCAAAG CAGAGTCATGTGAATCACACCTGAAGCCTGCAACACACCATTATGTAGCTGCTTCTGAAAAAACAGAGACTCCTGTGtctaaaagtaaaaaaaaaaatacactaaaaGATGGTGAAGCACCGCGCCAGCATCCAGCAGTGCCTTTGGACTCTGGGAGTAATCGTGGATCTGTTGGAACACCTTCTTCTGTGGAGGAAGCAAAAAGTTCTCCTGTAGTTAA ATTGCATTTTGATAACTGGAGCAcaccagctgcagcacagagccatgGAGAAGTTGAAAAATTGGAAGGACCTCAGCCTGGGAGACATGagcaggctgttcctgtgcaaGGAGCAAAATGTGTTACTGCATCATCTGCCCGGGCAGAGACgtctttctctgcagctgtctTAGCAGCTGTAGCCACAAGAACGCTTGGAAAGAG ATATTCAACCTCAGTGTCACCACCATCACCTCATCCTGTGAAACATCAAaatatagaaatagaaaatgaatGTGAATTTTCAATTGATGAATCAGATGGTGCATCTTCTCCTTCTTGGATTTCGATACCCACTAagaacaaaaaatcaaaaaacggTGGTTCTGCAACTCCCATTTCTAAACCTCAGCCCTCTGAAAAGGAGAAGACGCAGAATAAGAAAATCAAGAACAGAAAAGTACAGGTTAAAGCACTTACTAAACAGAAACTTGATCATCTGGATGTTGGAGCTTTTAACTTCAAAGAAGTATCAGAGTCAGATCCAATCCCTAATAGTGAAGAAAATGTCCTTACATCTCAAAGCCGAAAGAGTATTCATATTG GAAAGACTAAAAAGGATGCACTTAGACAAGATTCTCCAAACCAGGAAAAGAGCACATTCTGGGAACCAGAAGCTGAAGAGCAGATGTTGTCATGGTCTGGATTGGAAACAGAACCATCTGATGAAAAGCAGTGTAACATGAAGATGCTTCCAAGTGAGGATTTGCCTATGCCCTCATCTGGGCATCAGGAAGAGCAGTCTGTGCCACTGAAACAGTCTCTCCAGTCTTCCAAGGATATGCAGTTGGCTTCTAAAGCTCCTCAGCATTTAGTTAAGAAGAAACAAACTGCTAAGCAGAGAATTCCAGAAGTCAAAGTAGCTAAGAGAGGGACAGTAAGTCCAAGGAAGTGGCTTAAATTATCTGCCcagaaaaatagtaataaaaagcCTGAATTACAAAGAGAGGAGAGTTCTGACAATGAACCTGGTGAAGATGAGCTTGAAAGAGAACCTGTAGGACTGAATGAAATGTGCACCACACCGTTGCATCAGAAATTAGAGACGCCTGCGATTCAGAAGTTGACCAAGTCCAAAAAGCCTAGAAATGTATTACACACACCAGAGTCACCTGGTGGTGCAAATAACAGAACTCCTCTAAAAGCACTCCAGCATCCCATGGAGAGTGTGAAGAATCCTGAAAAGAAGCGTACGTCTGCCAAGTCTTCAGGGAAGATACCCAAAAAGATTCCACGTAGAACCAATAACGATCTTTCCTCAAGCTCTGAAGACACTGAGTCTCAAACAGATTCTGACAGCACTTCTGTACAGGACATGtcaaggaaaaaacagaagttatcagatgtgaaaataaaaagtaacaaAAGAAAACGTAACAGACAGTATGGACCACA ggATTCCTTTGTAGCTGGGAAGGTTGTGAGTTGTGAAAG tGGGCCTGTTCTAGAAGATAGTGATAAATTTGCTTCCAGCACAAAATCTCCTGAACAGGGTGCATCTTCAG ATAATTCTGAAGATTTGAATTGCAAATTAAAACATCTGTTGTCAGACGAAATAGCAAGGCATAAAATAG TAATGCCTTCCAACACACCTAATGTTCGTCGGACAAAAAGGATACGGCTGAAACCTCTGGAATACTGGAGAGGCGAGCGCATAAACTATACTATGAAGCCGTCAG GAGGGCTTGTGATTAGTGGGCTAGTGCATCCAGAAACAAAACCTCTCAGGAAGAGTAAAAGGAGGAAGGATTGTCCCAAGCAGAAAAGAGATAACACAA ATAGAAGAGAGATACCTGCAAGTTTGGACCACAGCCTAGCTGATGCGTCTAAGCCAGCCATTGTACTGGACCCAGTAACAAATAAGGAAGTGTGTGTAG ATTGTATAAACACTGCAAGCAGTCACACTTACTTCTTCAAAGATGAAGCAGTAGAAATATACAAAAATTTGAATACATCTCTTTTTGCAACTGGTAGATTGATTCTGAAAccatataaagaaaaagggcaCCAGTTTGTCCACATGGATACAATA GCTTTCTATATTATCCATGGCAAAGTTATTGTAACATTACATAAGGCATCGTATTACCTGACTGCAGGAGACTGCTTCTATGTTCCAGCAG GAAATGGATATAACATACGTAATCTTCTGAATGAAGAAAGTGTTCTTCTCTTCACACAACTCAAAGACAG
- the CENPC gene encoding centromere protein C isoform X1: protein MAEALNHLKNKYRARFCHGGRNKIDLQPGQNILKVIQDCFESGSSDLTVNSPNCSTFILKNEKETSVQRQRISSSKARSGNSVKRAHESADPSPALPLKPVSSKAESCESHLKPATHHYVAASEKTETPVSKSKKKNTLKDGEAPRQHPAVPLDSGSNRGSVGTPSSVEEAKSSPVVKLHFDNWSTPAAAQSHGEVEKLEGPQPGRHEQAVPVQGAKCVTASSARAETSFSAAVLAAVATRTLGKRYSTSVSPPSPHPVKHQNIEIENECEFSIDESDGASSPSWISIPTKNKKSKNGGSATPISKPQPSEKEKTQNKKIKNRKVQVKALTKQKLDHLDVGAFNFKEVSESDPIPNSEENVLTSQSRKSIHIGKTKKDALRQDSPNQEKSTFWEPEAEEQMLSWSGLETEPSDEKQCNMKMLPSEDLPMPSSGHQEEQSVPLKQSLQSSKDMQLASKAPQHLVKKKQTAKQRIPEVKVAKRGTVSPRKWLKLSAQKNSNKKPELQREESSDNEPGEDELEREPVGLNEMCTTPLHQKLETPAIQKLTKSKKPRNVLHTPESPGGANNRTPLKALQHPMESVKNPEKKRTSAKSSGKIPKKIPRRTNNDLSSSSEDTESQTDSDSTSVQDMSRKKQKLSDVKIKSNKRKRNRQYGPQDSFVAGKVVSCESGPVLEDSDKFASSTKSPEQGASSDNSEDLNCKLKHLLSDEIARHKIVMPSNTPNVRRTKRIRLKPLEYWRGERINYTMKPSGGLVISGLVHPETKPLRKSKRRKDCPKQKRDNTNRREIPASLDHSLADASKPAIVLDPVTNKEVCVDCINTASSHTYFFKDEAVEIYKNLNTSLFATGRLILKPYKEKGHQFVHMDTIAFYIIHGKVIVTLHKASYYLTAGDCFYVPAGNGYNIRNLLNEESVLLFTQLKDRSVQKEQERGPPGTGAEIPCSL, encoded by the exons ATGGCGGAGGCCTTG aatcatttaaaaaacaagTACAGAGCAAGGTTCTGCCATGGAGGAAG AAATAAGATTGATCTACAGCCAGGTCAAAATATACTGAAAGTCATACAGGATTGCTTTGAAA gTGGCAGCAGTGACCTTACAGTAAACTCTCCAAATTGCTCAacctttattttgaaaaatgagaAGGAGACTTCAGTGCAGAGACAAAGGATAAGTTCT TCCAAGGCAAGGTCAGGCAACTCTGTGAAAAGAGCCCATGAGTCTGCAGACCCCTCACCCGCATTGCCGCTAAAACCAGTGAGCAGCAAAG CAGAGTCATGTGAATCACACCTGAAGCCTGCAACACACCATTATGTAGCTGCTTCTGAAAAAACAGAGACTCCTGTGtctaaaagtaaaaaaaaaaatacactaaaaGATGGTGAAGCACCGCGCCAGCATCCAGCAGTGCCTTTGGACTCTGGGAGTAATCGTGGATCTGTTGGAACACCTTCTTCTGTGGAGGAAGCAAAAAGTTCTCCTGTAGTTAA ATTGCATTTTGATAACTGGAGCAcaccagctgcagcacagagccatgGAGAAGTTGAAAAATTGGAAGGACCTCAGCCTGGGAGACATGagcaggctgttcctgtgcaaGGAGCAAAATGTGTTACTGCATCATCTGCCCGGGCAGAGACgtctttctctgcagctgtctTAGCAGCTGTAGCCACAAGAACGCTTGGAAAGAG ATATTCAACCTCAGTGTCACCACCATCACCTCATCCTGTGAAACATCAAaatatagaaatagaaaatgaatGTGAATTTTCAATTGATGAATCAGATGGTGCATCTTCTCCTTCTTGGATTTCGATACCCACTAagaacaaaaaatcaaaaaacggTGGTTCTGCAACTCCCATTTCTAAACCTCAGCCCTCTGAAAAGGAGAAGACGCAGAATAAGAAAATCAAGAACAGAAAAGTACAGGTTAAAGCACTTACTAAACAGAAACTTGATCATCTGGATGTTGGAGCTTTTAACTTCAAAGAAGTATCAGAGTCAGATCCAATCCCTAATAGTGAAGAAAATGTCCTTACATCTCAAAGCCGAAAGAGTATTCATATTG GAAAGACTAAAAAGGATGCACTTAGACAAGATTCTCCAAACCAGGAAAAGAGCACATTCTGGGAACCAGAAGCTGAAGAGCAGATGTTGTCATGGTCTGGATTGGAAACAGAACCATCTGATGAAAAGCAGTGTAACATGAAGATGCTTCCAAGTGAGGATTTGCCTATGCCCTCATCTGGGCATCAGGAAGAGCAGTCTGTGCCACTGAAACAGTCTCTCCAGTCTTCCAAGGATATGCAGTTGGCTTCTAAAGCTCCTCAGCATTTAGTTAAGAAGAAACAAACTGCTAAGCAGAGAATTCCAGAAGTCAAAGTAGCTAAGAGAGGGACAGTAAGTCCAAGGAAGTGGCTTAAATTATCTGCCcagaaaaatagtaataaaaagcCTGAATTACAAAGAGAGGAGAGTTCTGACAATGAACCTGGTGAAGATGAGCTTGAAAGAGAACCTGTAGGACTGAATGAAATGTGCACCACACCGTTGCATCAGAAATTAGAGACGCCTGCGATTCAGAAGTTGACCAAGTCCAAAAAGCCTAGAAATGTATTACACACACCAGAGTCACCTGGTGGTGCAAATAACAGAACTCCTCTAAAAGCACTCCAGCATCCCATGGAGAGTGTGAAGAATCCTGAAAAGAAGCGTACGTCTGCCAAGTCTTCAGGGAAGATACCCAAAAAGATTCCACGTAGAACCAATAACGATCTTTCCTCAAGCTCTGAAGACACTGAGTCTCAAACAGATTCTGACAGCACTTCTGTACAGGACATGtcaaggaaaaaacagaagttatcagatgtgaaaataaaaagtaacaaAAGAAAACGTAACAGACAGTATGGACCACA ggATTCCTTTGTAGCTGGGAAGGTTGTGAGTTGTGAAAG tGGGCCTGTTCTAGAAGATAGTGATAAATTTGCTTCCAGCACAAAATCTCCTGAACAGGGTGCATCTTCAG ATAATTCTGAAGATTTGAATTGCAAATTAAAACATCTGTTGTCAGACGAAATAGCAAGGCATAAAATAG TAATGCCTTCCAACACACCTAATGTTCGTCGGACAAAAAGGATACGGCTGAAACCTCTGGAATACTGGAGAGGCGAGCGCATAAACTATACTATGAAGCCGTCAG GAGGGCTTGTGATTAGTGGGCTAGTGCATCCAGAAACAAAACCTCTCAGGAAGAGTAAAAGGAGGAAGGATTGTCCCAAGCAGAAAAGAGATAACACAA ATAGAAGAGAGATACCTGCAAGTTTGGACCACAGCCTAGCTGATGCGTCTAAGCCAGCCATTGTACTGGACCCAGTAACAAATAAGGAAGTGTGTGTAG ATTGTATAAACACTGCAAGCAGTCACACTTACTTCTTCAAAGATGAAGCAGTAGAAATATACAAAAATTTGAATACATCTCTTTTTGCAACTGGTAGATTGATTCTGAAAccatataaagaaaaagggcaCCAGTTTGTCCACATGGATACAATA GCTTTCTATATTATCCATGGCAAAGTTATTGTAACATTACATAAGGCATCGTATTACCTGACTGCAGGAGACTGCTTCTATGTTCCAGCAG GAAATGGATATAACATACGTAATCTTCTGAATGAAGAAAGTGTTCTTCTCTTCACACAACTCAAAGACAG